A stretch of DNA from Streptomyces sp. NBC_01197:
GATGTCCGGCACCCGGAGATACAGGCCGGACAGGAGCAACTGATCGCAACAGCCGAGTCACTGGCGCGGCGGGCGCAACGCGACGGCTCACTCCGCGCGGACCTGAACGGGCAGGACGTGATGCTACTGATCTGCGGCGTGTACTACACCGCCGCACCCTTGCTGGCTGCCGATCCGGCGGCCTGGCGGCGCTACCTGCGGCTCACCTTCGACGGCATGTGCGCCACCGGCACCGGCACCGGCCCCCTACCCTCGGCACTCGCCCACAACCCCTTGCTGCCGACGATCCGGTAGGGGCGACGCGACCCGAACCGCGGCGCGGCCCCGTCGGCGTGCCGCATCACCTTCAGGGCCCCGTACTTGGGCCGTTCCGAGGCGGCGGCCCGGCGCGAGTTCCCGCATGGAGAACGGCTTGGTCATGTAGTCGTCGGCGCCGACGCCCCCGCCAGCGCATCCTGCTCAACTGACAATCCAGCGGACCCTGCGATCACCGGCTACGAAGATCTTGGGAGACCCGGCGAGCGCCAGAGCCATCGGAGAGTGTCGGGGAGGATCGCGGCGCCATGCATGGGTGTGTGCCCTCCCTGGCCGACTTCCAGCTTGTAGTCATAGCCGCGATACTGGAGGGCTTCGGCCATGTCACGGTTGGCGAGCTCCCAGTCGCCAAACACGATGTTGAGGTCTTTGTGTCCGGTCTGAAGGAACACCCGCAACGGCTTCTTTTCGCCTCGCCGGATCAGGGACGGGTAGGCGTTACCGCCTCGGATGTTCGTGAAACTGCCGCAGTGGCTGATGACATTGCCGAACGCGTCGGGGCGCTCCCATGCCACAGTGAATGCGCAGATCCCGCCCGAGCTGATCCCGCAGATCCCGCGGCGCGTGGGCTCGGCGGTGACGCGGTAGCTCTGCTCGATGCCGGGGAGCAGGGAGGAAGCTCGCGTAATCGCCACCGAGCGAGTCGTACTCCATGCTCCTGTTGTCGGATCCGCCGTACACCGGCATGCCGGGCCCGTTGGGGCCCGGATCGACGAAGACGGCGATCGTGACGGGTACGTCGCCGGCTGCGATGAGGTTGTCCAGCACGGCTGGTGTGTTGACTGTCGGGCTGAGGTAGATCTGACCACCGTCCAGGAAGACCAGCAGCGAGGCGTCGGCGGTGCCGTCGTACTGGCCGGGAACGTAGACCCAGTAGCGGTGTGGGACTCCGGCGTAGACGGTGGAATCGCGGAGCCGGTGCTCGTGAATCTTCCCTCGAGGGATTCCCGGCTGATGCTGGGAATCCTCGCCTAGTTCATAGGGTTCATCACCTGAGCAGCTATGGGCGAAGGCAAGACGGTCCCGCTCCGATATCCCGGTCCAATCTGCGGGGGGAAACTGCGGGTCGGTCGATTCGGTGGGCTCCAAGGCGGTGCAACTCCTTGCTGGACGAGCGCGTGGTGGACACAAGCGGCGAGCTGGGCGCTGCTGACATCGCCTCGAGATGGTCTCGCTTCGACGTGGCCACGAAGCGGGGGTGATCGGCAGGGTTGTCCGCCACGGATGCGTGCCGTCGCGGAAACCTGGCCGAATGGTCATCAGTGCCAGCGCGCCACTGTCTTTGCCCACCTTCGCCACGGCTCAGGTTACGAGCCGTCCGCATCGGACCGGCACAGCATTCGAGGCCAACAAGGCCGGAAAGAGCGTCGAACGCCTCCCACTGCCTCTGCCTTGTCGGTCACCGCTGACGCCTGCGGCGACGGTGTCTTCCGACCCGCCGGCGGACGGACTCTAGGTAGCCCCGGACGCGGAAGCTTCCCGTTCGCTTCCCTGTCCGGGCCGGCCGTACCACCACCCGGGCAGGGAATTCAGCAGCGCGACGGCACCCGCTTCGACGCTGATCGGAGATGGGCTTCGGAGCCAGGCCGAAATGGCGCCGACCGCACCGCGGGACACGAAAGCGACATGGATCTCGGCGGCGAGAGCCAGCGCATCGGGGTCGTCGGCGAGGTCCTCGTACTCGGGCATGAGCTCCGGGTGCCGGGTGATGTACACGTGCATCCCCTTGGCGCACTGCTGCCCCAGAAGATCACTCATGACCGGAGCCGTCGCGCCGGCGAAGGCCTGTTCGTAGATCGTCGCGTACTGGGCGACATGGCGCAGTAGAGCCTCGATGTCCGAGTAGAGGGCTGCGCGAACGTCCACTGCGGAAGTGCTCTCGACCTTGTCGAGGAAGACGTTCGAGAGATCGTCGATCTCTTTGCCCAGGAACTGGCAGAGCAGTGCCGTGGGGGTGGGGGCATGGTTGTAGACGGTGTTGCGCGTCACCCCGGCGCGGCGTGCCACGTCGGCCACGGTGATCTCTCCGATGGCGCGCTCGGCGGCGAGGCCCGTCACCGCCTCGCGCAACTTGTCACGCGTTCTACGTGCTCGTGGATCCACTCGCGCCTCCATGCCCTTGTGCTGCCCGGAAGCCTATCCGAGCACTATTACGCACGTGCTCAATAGTGGGAGTACCGTGGCGTCAGATCGGTTGGCACACAGGAGTCCGACCGCGCCAGGGGTCTTGAGCCCCGCACGAAGGAGTGAGCAGCCATGGGACGTCTGACGGGCAAGGTCGCCATCGTCACTGGTGGGGCACGCGGCATGGGTGCCGCGCATGCCCGGCGTTTCATACGGGAAGGCGCGTCCGTGGTGATCACGGACCTGCTTGAGGACGAGGGCGCGGTCCTCGCCACCGAGCTGGGCGACAAGGCGCGCTTCCTGGCCCACGACGTCACCGACGCCGCCACCTGGGACCGCGTCGTCGCGGCCGCAGAGGAGGCCTTCGGGCCGGTCGACATCCTCGTCAACAACGCCGGCATAGGCCATGTCACCCCGCTGGTGGAGATGTCAGAGGCGGAGTACCGCAAGGTCATCGACATCAACCAGGTCAGCGTGTTCCTGGGGATGAAGGCAGTCGTTCCCTCCATGCGGCGGGCGGGTGGCGGCTCGATCGTCAACATCTCGTCGCTGGCCGGAATCATCGCGGCTTCCGGCGGACTCGCGTACAGCGCTTCGAAGTTCGCCGTGCGAGGCATGACCAAGGCCGGAGCCATCGAGCTGGCTCCCGACAGAATCCGCGTCAACTCCGTCCACCCGGGCGTTATCGCGACCCCGATGACCCAAGGCTTCGGCTTCGAGGACGACCACCCGATGATCCTGGGCACCCCGATGCACCGCGCGGCACAGCCCGAGGAGGTCACGTCGATGGTGCTCTACCTGGCCTCGGACGAATCCAGCTTCTCGACCGGTGCCGAGTTCATCGTGGACGGTGGCTTCACCGCCGCGTGACAGCGCGGGTCGATGCCCGTGGGCCGGATGGCCCCCAGAAATGGCGATGGTCCGGCAGACCTGTGCGCCGCATCCGGCCCGGCTCACGGGCTGACGCACCCGCACCCACGCCTGGGCGCTCCGCCGCTTCTCAGCGGACGTGCAGGCCATGACACCGAGATGTTCTCCAGCCACGGGAATCTTGCCGCGGCCACTCAGAAACGAGTACGCGAGCAGGTGGCGCAATTTCCGGCTCTGATGGCGCTTTTGACCGTGACTGGGTGCCCATGGACTGCGCCTACCGTCGTGCCAAGAAGGGCCAGGCGTGGCCGTCAGTCCCGCCTTTCCTGCCAGGACACCACGACGGAGTGGAGAGAAGGATGACTGCTATCGATCCCTGGGGACGAAGCACACCGTCCAGCGTGACATGCGCCCCATCCTGAGGGAAGCCGCCCTGTGTGCAGGCGCCCACCTCGCGTGCCAGGCAAAGGCGACGGAGAGCGCGCCGTACGCCGGCAGCGGATCTGCGTGAAGGACGACGCCCGCAACCGGATCAGGACATCTGCAAGCAGAGCAACGGCCCGGCCGGACAGGTCCGTACACATCCACCAGGGCCCCTGCCTGCCCCCGCTGGGCGGCGCCCCGAGGTGATCGCAGAAGTCCTGCAGACACTCTGCGACACCGTCCCCCTGATGCGAGGGACCGGCCTGCACGCCTGACACCTCCCCTTGGCTCGGCGCCGAGACACCACGCCCGGCCCATCCCTTCCCCGTCCTTCAACAGAGGAGCGCAGAGACATGAGCACGTTCCCCGACCCCAAGAAGTTCCGCCTGGTCGTCGCCGGCCAGAACGAGGCCGGCGAGGCGGACTTCCTCGACCCGGGCCCCGCCACCGAGTTCGACTTCCCCGGTGTGTCCTCCGGGGCCTTCTACTGGGCCATCGAGGGCGGACACAGCAAGACCTCCTTCGGCGCACCTCCTACAAAGGTCGCCCTGGCCGGGCCGAACGGGTCCACGTTCGGCATCAGCAGCTTCCCCGCACACTCGTCGGGCGAGGTCGACGCCTCGACCCTCGACGAGAGCATGTCCGCGACCGGCGACGACAGCGACGCCGGCATGCATGCCAGTGACACCATCGACTACGAGGTCGTCATCTCCGGCAAGGTCGACCTGGTGCTCCCCGGCGGCAAGAAGCGCACCCTCGTGCCCGGCGACCTCCTCGTCATGGCCGGCGTGCCCCATGCCTGGAAGAACCCCTACGACGAGGACTGTGTCTACGTCGTCGTCACCGTCGGCTTCAACACCGCCGAGGGGGCCGCAGCATGAGCCTGACCTCTCCCGGCAAGGCGCTGCGCGCGGTCTTCGAGTGCGAGAAGACCGAGCTGCTGCCGCTCGGTTCGGTCCCGATCCACGCACAGATGGCGCAGCACGCGGGCTTCGGAGCGTTCCAGCTCTCCGGCGGTGCGTCGGCCTGGTGGCAGGGTGTCTCGGACGTCGGCTGGCTCACCATGACCGAGGTCGTCGACCTCGCACGCCGCACTGCGCGGGCTGCCGACATCCCCATCTACTGCGACGGCGACACCGGCTACGGCGCGCCCCTCAACGTGCAGCGCACAGTGCGGGAGTTCATCGACGCCGGTGTCGCGGGCATCCACATCGAGGACCAGCGCGAACCGAAGAAGTCCGGCGGTGTCGCCGGCGTCGAACTCGTCTCCGACGTCGAGGCGATCGGTCGGCTGAACGCGGCGTGCGACGCGCGTGACAAGTCCGACGAGGACTTCGTCGTCGTCGCGCGCACCGACGCCTACGGTGCGGCCGGCGGTGGCCTCGATGAGGCAATCCGCCGCGCACAGCTCTACAAGGCCGAGACGGGTGCCGACGTCATCTTCTACGAGGGCTTCCACACGTGGGAGCAGGCCGAGATCGCCCTCAAGGAGACACCCGGCCCCGCGTACGTCGTCGGTGTCCCGCTCATCGGGACCCGGACGGTCGCCGAGATGACGGCGATGGGGCAGGCGGTGCAGTCGCTGCCCGTCTTCCTGCCCGGGGTCCGCGAGGTCTACCACTTCATGGTCGACGCCATCGAGAGCGGCGAGGCCACGGGCTTCCCCGAGTACCTCCAGAAGGTGACCGGTGACGCCGGGACGAAGTACGACATCGGCTGGGGAGCCATGTTCGGCCGTCCCTCCTCCGACGAGGTGCGACGCATCGAGGAGAAGTACCTCCCGCAGGACGCGCAGCGCGACTACGAGAGAAGCCCGCACGCAGGAGAAACGTACTGACCATCCCCCCGGCGTCGCACCCGCGTCGCCGCAGCCCATCCGAAAAGGAAATCTGAGTCATGACGAGTTCGATGAGTGGCAAGGCCGGCCTGGTGACCGGCGCGGGGTCCGGAATCGGACAGGCGGCCGCGGTCGCCCTGGCCCGGGCCGGGGCCTCCGTAATGGTCTCGGACATCGACGAGAA
This window harbors:
- a CDS encoding alpha/beta hydrolase, with the translated sequence MAITRASSLLPGIEQSYRVTAEPTRRGICGISSGGICAFTVAWERPDAFGNVISHCGSFTNIRGGNAYPSLIRRGEKKPLRVFLQTGHKDLNIVFGDWELANRDMAEALQYRGYDYKLEVGQGGHTPMHGAAILPDTLRWLWRSPGLPRSS
- a CDS encoding TetR/AcrR family transcriptional regulator, translating into MDPRARRTRDKLREAVTGLAAERAIGEITVADVARRAGVTRNTVYNHAPTPTALLCQFLGKEIDDLSNVFLDKVESTSAVDVRAALYSDIEALLRHVAQYATIYEQAFAGATAPVMSDLLGQQCAKGMHVYITRHPELMPEYEDLADDPDALALAAEIHVAFVSRGAVGAISAWLRSPSPISVEAGAVALLNSLPGWWYGRPGQGSEREASASGAT
- a CDS encoding glucose 1-dehydrogenase, coding for MGRLTGKVAIVTGGARGMGAAHARRFIREGASVVITDLLEDEGAVLATELGDKARFLAHDVTDAATWDRVVAAAEEAFGPVDILVNNAGIGHVTPLVEMSEAEYRKVIDINQVSVFLGMKAVVPSMRRAGGGSIVNISSLAGIIAASGGLAYSASKFAVRGMTKAGAIELAPDRIRVNSVHPGVIATPMTQGFGFEDDHPMILGTPMHRAAQPEEVTSMVLYLASDESSFSTGAEFIVDGGFTAA
- a CDS encoding cupin domain-containing protein, which encodes MSTFPDPKKFRLVVAGQNEAGEADFLDPGPATEFDFPGVSSGAFYWAIEGGHSKTSFGAPPTKVALAGPNGSTFGISSFPAHSSGEVDASTLDESMSATGDDSDAGMHASDTIDYEVVISGKVDLVLPGGKKRTLVPGDLLVMAGVPHAWKNPYDEDCVYVVVTVGFNTAEGAAA
- a CDS encoding isocitrate lyase/PEP mutase family protein — encoded protein: MSLTSPGKALRAVFECEKTELLPLGSVPIHAQMAQHAGFGAFQLSGGASAWWQGVSDVGWLTMTEVVDLARRTARAADIPIYCDGDTGYGAPLNVQRTVREFIDAGVAGIHIEDQREPKKSGGVAGVELVSDVEAIGRLNAACDARDKSDEDFVVVARTDAYGAAGGGLDEAIRRAQLYKAETGADVIFYEGFHTWEQAEIALKETPGPAYVVGVPLIGTRTVAEMTAMGQAVQSLPVFLPGVREVYHFMVDAIESGEATGFPEYLQKVTGDAGTKYDIGWGAMFGRPSSDEVRRIEEKYLPQDAQRDYERSPHAGETY